In a genomic window of Roseiflexus castenholzii DSM 13941:
- a CDS encoding TIGR04086 family membrane protein → MYRSDWLDDMRWGAVALGVATALTAQVAITLLVLNPLAITLIWTAVVLVELCIAVGAFVSGWRARRAALLNGLMAGLISAVVSLLATVVQAPAQVDLLNVLFLFVTFGLMGALGGVLAGYIRTRRLAQAHR, encoded by the coding sequence ATGTATCGAAGCGACTGGCTCGATGATATGCGCTGGGGTGCGGTTGCCCTGGGAGTTGCAACGGCGCTGACGGCGCAGGTGGCGATCACGCTGCTGGTGCTGAACCCGCTGGCGATCACGCTGATCTGGACGGCGGTCGTGCTGGTTGAGTTGTGCATTGCTGTGGGGGCGTTTGTCAGCGGATGGCGGGCGCGTCGCGCTGCGTTGCTCAACGGGTTGATGGCAGGGCTGATCAGCGCGGTCGTTTCGCTGCTGGCAACCGTCGTCCAGGCGCCGGCGCAGGTGGACCTGCTGAACGTCCTCTTTCTGTTTGTGACGTTTGGCTTGATGGGAGCGCTTGGCGGCGTGCTGGCGGGATATATCCGCACCCGGCGTCTGGCGCAAGCGCATCGGTAA
- a CDS encoding prepilin peptidase produces the protein MQYVMLTLMLAAAAVLVYVSITDIRERCIPNRVMFPALLTALLVALARPERWSLLLGGLVAGVLLVLPTLIYGLEKAGGGDVKLGLFIGLVLGWPAILPALGLAFVSATLFAAGGMLLRRLSWRSVIAFGPFLSLGGLLVGALLVLEQL, from the coding sequence ATGCAGTATGTGATGCTGACACTCATGCTGGCAGCGGCAGCGGTGCTGGTGTATGTCTCGATCACCGACATCCGTGAGCGCTGTATCCCCAATCGGGTCATGTTCCCGGCACTGCTCACGGCGCTGCTGGTGGCGCTGGCGCGCCCTGAGCGCTGGTCGCTGCTCCTGGGCGGGCTGGTTGCTGGTGTGCTGCTTGTGCTGCCGACGCTGATCTATGGACTGGAAAAGGCTGGCGGCGGCGATGTCAAACTCGGATTGTTCATCGGGCTGGTCCTGGGCTGGCCCGCGATTCTTCCGGCGTTAGGGCTGGCATTTGTGAGTGCGACCCTGTTTGCCGCCGGCGGGATGCTGCTGCGCCGGCTGTCGTGGCGGAGCGTGATCGCGTTTGGACCGTTTCTGTCACTTGGCGGTCTTCTGGTCGGCGCGCTCCTCGTGCTGGAACAACTGTAA
- a CDS encoding CpaF family protein — MTITRVTPKAGSTSPRSASSAAVSPKRREPGHSYHWTIGELLIPACERIVTIEDAAELRFHRTHPHVARLEARPPNVEGAGEVTIRQLVRNALRMRPDRIIVGEVRGAEALDMLQAMNTGHEGSMTTVHANSPRDAFSRLETMVMWAEGARELPLSAIREQLVGALDIVIQQTRLPNGRRKVISISEVQGIRHGEVELRDIFVFHSSVDDKGQVLGEFMATGALPRCLRKIEPACGALDHLFKSNYLRDTLGPEILQNPAITEIMVNGPFDVWIEERGKLRPAPEIRFRDHHHLLNVINTIIAPLNRRLDELNPMVDARLPDDERFPGGGRINAVLDPISLVGPVLTIRRFSHTPFTLDRLVALGSMSPQMAAFLRACVRIRRNMLISGGAGSGKTTLLGAIAKEIDLQRERIITIEDAAELRIGAPGDHVLGLETRPPDRFGEGEVTIRQLVRNALRMRPDRIIVGEVRGAEALDMLQAMNTGHEGSLTTLHANSPQEAFSRLETMVLWAREAEALSLSAIRRQLCTLDIVVQQARLADGSRKVVAIAEVVGLDERDQVHVEEIFRFEQHGIDPDGQVVGEHVATGYVPRVLEKLCAYGITLEEKAWCSRS; from the coding sequence ATGACCATAACCCGCGTCACTCCGAAAGCTGGCTCTACCTCGCCTCGATCCGCCTCCTCGGCCGCCGTCTCGCCAAAGCGTCGTGAGCCAGGGCACTCTTATCATTGGACTATTGGAGAGCTTCTTATTCCGGCATGCGAACGCATCGTCACGATCGAGGATGCAGCCGAACTGCGGTTTCATCGCACCCATCCACACGTGGCGCGCCTTGAGGCGCGTCCACCGAATGTCGAAGGCGCTGGCGAAGTCACGATTCGCCAACTGGTGCGTAACGCGCTGCGTATGCGCCCGGATCGGATCATCGTCGGCGAGGTGCGCGGCGCTGAGGCGCTCGACATGCTCCAGGCGATGAACACCGGCCACGAAGGCTCGATGACGACGGTGCACGCCAACTCGCCGCGTGATGCGTTCAGCCGCCTGGAGACGATGGTTATGTGGGCTGAGGGCGCCAGGGAGCTGCCGCTCAGCGCCATTCGGGAACAACTCGTCGGCGCGCTCGATATTGTCATTCAACAGACGCGCCTGCCCAACGGTCGTCGCAAGGTTATCAGCATTTCCGAGGTTCAGGGCATACGCCACGGTGAAGTCGAACTGCGCGACATTTTTGTGTTTCACAGCAGTGTTGATGACAAAGGTCAGGTGCTTGGCGAGTTTATGGCAACCGGCGCCCTGCCGCGGTGCCTGCGCAAGATTGAACCGGCGTGCGGCGCACTCGATCACCTGTTCAAGTCGAATTATCTGCGTGATACGCTTGGACCGGAGATTCTGCAGAACCCGGCGATTACCGAGATTATGGTCAATGGTCCATTTGATGTCTGGATCGAAGAGCGCGGCAAACTGCGTCCGGCGCCGGAGATCCGCTTCCGCGACCATCACCATCTGCTGAATGTCATCAACACGATCATCGCACCGCTGAACCGTCGTCTTGATGAGTTGAATCCGATGGTCGACGCGCGTCTGCCGGATGATGAGCGCTTTCCCGGCGGTGGTCGCATCAACGCCGTTCTCGACCCGATTTCTCTGGTTGGTCCGGTGTTGACCATCCGGCGCTTCAGCCATACCCCATTTACGCTCGATCGATTGGTGGCGCTTGGCAGTATGTCGCCACAGATGGCGGCATTTCTGCGCGCGTGTGTTCGCATCAGACGCAACATGCTGATCTCTGGCGGCGCCGGCAGTGGGAAAACCACGTTGCTGGGCGCGATTGCAAAGGAGATCGATCTGCAGCGTGAGCGCATTATCACCATCGAAGACGCCGCAGAACTGCGCATTGGCGCGCCAGGGGACCACGTGCTCGGTCTCGAGACCCGTCCGCCCGACCGATTTGGCGAAGGTGAGGTGACGATCCGCCAGCTGGTGCGCAATGCACTGCGTATGCGCCCCGACCGGATTATTGTCGGCGAGGTGCGCGGCGCTGAGGCGCTCGATATGCTGCAAGCCATGAATACCGGGCACGAAGGCTCGCTCACTACGCTGCACGCCAACTCGCCTCAGGAAGCGTTCAGTCGATTGGAGACGATGGTTCTCTGGGCGCGCGAAGCCGAGGCGCTCTCGCTCTCCGCCATCCGACGTCAGTTGTGCACGCTCGATATTGTGGTTCAGCAGGCGCGCCTTGCCGACGGCAGCCGCAAAGTCGTCGCTATTGCCGAAGTGGTTGGTCTTGATGAGCGTGACCAGGTGCACGTCGAGGAGATTTTTCGGTTCGAGCAGCATGGCATCGATCCTGACGGCCAGGTGGTGGGTGAGCATGTTGCAACCGGCTACGTGCCGCGGGTGCTGGAAAAGTTGTGTGCATATGGCATCACGCTGGAGGAAAAGGCATGGTGCAGCCGATCATGA
- a CDS encoding aldo/keto reductase, whose translation MIPTAPFGRTGHHSTRAIFGAAALSRVSQEDADRTLDLILQYGVNHIDTAASYGDSELRIGPWMREHRSRFFLATKTGERTYQRARDEIRRSLERLRVDQIDLIQLHNLVDPQEWEQALGPGGALEAAIEAREQGLVRFIGVTGHGVTVAAQHRRALERFPFDSVLLPYSYILMQNPQYAADFEALAAVCRERGVAMQTIKAITQAPWGERERAYATWYAPLEDQADIDLAVHWVLGRPDVFLNTVGDIALLPRVLDAASRFQSRPGDEEMERLAAERQMAPLFV comes from the coding sequence ATGATTCCCACTGCCCCGTTTGGCCGCACGGGCCACCACAGCACTCGCGCCATCTTCGGCGCTGCGGCGCTCAGCCGCGTTTCTCAGGAGGACGCTGACCGCACACTGGATCTGATCTTGCAGTATGGGGTCAATCATATTGACACGGCTGCCAGTTATGGCGACAGCGAACTGCGGATCGGTCCCTGGATGCGGGAACATCGTTCGCGTTTCTTTCTGGCGACGAAAACCGGTGAACGCACCTATCAACGCGCGCGCGATGAAATTCGCCGTTCGCTCGAGCGCCTGCGCGTCGATCAGATCGACCTGATTCAGTTGCACAACCTGGTCGACCCGCAGGAGTGGGAGCAGGCGCTTGGTCCTGGCGGCGCGCTCGAGGCGGCAATCGAAGCGCGTGAACAGGGGCTGGTGCGCTTCATCGGCGTCACCGGTCACGGCGTAACGGTCGCAGCGCAGCACCGCCGCGCGCTCGAACGCTTCCCGTTCGATTCGGTGCTGCTGCCGTACAGTTACATTCTGATGCAGAACCCGCAGTATGCCGCCGACTTCGAGGCGCTTGCGGCGGTCTGCCGTGAGCGCGGCGTCGCAATGCAGACGATCAAGGCGATCACGCAGGCGCCCTGGGGTGAGCGTGAGCGTGCATACGCGACGTGGTACGCGCCGCTTGAGGATCAGGCGGACATCGATCTCGCAGTGCACTGGGTGCTGGGTCGTCCAGACGTATTCCTCAACACGGTCGGCGACATCGCGTTGCTGCCGCGTGTGCTCGATGCGGCGAGCCGCTTCCAGTCGCGCCCAGGCGACGAGGAAATGGAGCGTCTGGCGGCGGAGCGTCAGATGGCGCCGCTGTTTGTGTAG
- a CDS encoding IS5 family transposase: protein MGAPSQPAVQSETYATDLTDAQWEQIRPFVEIQAKTGPKRRVDLRAVLNGLLYKLKTGRQWELLPRSFPPKSTVHYSFQQWTKKGILVRINDALRRRVRVEAEGRENVEPTGGVIDAQSAKSSIAGGPERGFDGGKQVYGRKRHRLADTLGLLITACVHSARAYDGAAAKQVFTATKARGIALKKVWADQTYRGVLGPWMAANGMGELEIVERLPGQRGFQVQPKRWVVERTHAWLSGNRQLSREYDHNPRHSESWLYLASIRLLGRRLAKAS from the coding sequence ATGGGAGCACCGAGCCAGCCGGCTGTCCAGAGCGAGACGTACGCGACCGACCTGACTGATGCGCAGTGGGAGCAGATCCGCCCATTTGTCGAGATACAGGCCAAGACCGGGCCGAAGCGGAGGGTCGACCTGCGAGCCGTGCTCAACGGCTTGCTCTACAAACTGAAGACCGGGCGCCAGTGGGAACTGCTGCCGCGCTCGTTTCCGCCCAAGAGCACGGTCCACTACTCCTTTCAGCAGTGGACCAAGAAAGGCATCCTGGTGCGGATCAACGACGCGTTGCGCCGACGGGTGCGGGTCGAGGCGGAGGGTCGGGAGAACGTCGAGCCTACAGGTGGGGTGATCGACGCCCAGAGCGCCAAGAGCAGCATTGCCGGGGGGCCGGAACGGGGCTTCGACGGGGGGAAACAGGTCTATGGGCGCAAGCGCCATCGGCTCGCCGACACGCTGGGTTTGCTGATCACGGCTTGTGTTCACTCGGCGCGAGCGTATGACGGAGCAGCTGCCAAGCAGGTGTTCACCGCGACCAAAGCGCGCGGCATCGCGCTGAAGAAGGTATGGGCAGACCAGACCTATCGTGGTGTGTTGGGCCCGTGGATGGCGGCCAATGGCATGGGTGAGTTGGAGATTGTCGAGCGGCTGCCGGGGCAGCGCGGCTTTCAGGTCCAGCCGAAGCGCTGGGTTGTCGAGCGAACCCACGCCTGGTTGAGCGGCAATCGTCAGCTGAGCCGAGAGTATGACCATAACCCGCGTCACTCCGAAAGCTGGCTCTACCTCGCCTCGATCCGCCTCCTCGGCCGCCGTCTCGCCAAAGCGTCGTGA